A window of Paenibacillus phoenicis genomic DNA:
TCCCATCGCTATTATTATCCGCAAGAAGCTTCGGCGCCTTGGGAGTTCCTGTTCCTGCTGTTTCGGCCGAATGTGGTACTTCCCTTATGGCGAAAATTCCTCAGCGAAGCCGGAGCAGTTCCTTATCTCCCCGAAGACTCCGCACCGGTGCGGTTGGCGCGTATGATCATCACTGATGCGGGAGCAGGTCGGATCACCGATCCCTACATCGCCTCATCTTGCGTTTACCAGTTCGTCACGGAATTAGCCAGAATGCAGGTTACATCGCAGAAAAACAAAGAGAACTGGCCGGAAAGCGTCAAACGTGCCGCCGAGTTGATGGAGAGCAACTATGCGCAGATGATCAGCATCGATCAGCTTTCCGAGCATGTTGGCTTGTCCAAGTACCACTTGATCCGCCGGTTTTCGGACAGTACAGGACTTACGCCAGGCGCTTATCTGACCCGTGTCCGCACCGAAAAAGCGATGGACCTGCTTCGCGGTACGTCACTTAGCATTGAGACCATTGCTGAGCGGGTAGGTTACTCCAGCGGAAGCTACTTCATTAAGGCCTTCCGCCGTTTGACCGGGCTCACCCCCGGAGAGTTCCGCAGCGGGGGCGAAAGTCTGGTCTATCGCAAGCTGTTCTTCGATTAAACGCAATATTTTGCTATTCATATCGCAAAGTTACTATAGATATAGCAAAACTCCTTTAGGTAAGATGAACCTAACAAGAGCAATAAAGATCCATCCGTAAAGGAGTTTTGCAAATGAACCATCAGCAGATTGCCCCAACTCCACCGCTAGGTTGGAATAGTTGGGACTGCTACGGCGCAGCTGTGACGGAAGAAGAGATTCGGGGCAATGCGGAATACATGGCCAAGCATCTGAAAGACTTTGGTTGGAACTATATCACCGTGGATATTCAATGGTATGAACCAGGAGCCCTTTCGTCTCAATATCGGCCGTTTGTTCCGCTTGTGATGGACGGCTATTCCCGGCTGATGCCTGCCGAGAATCGCTTCCCCTCTGCGGCCGGCGGCCAAGGCTTCAAGCCGTTAGCGGATTATGTGCATAGCCTCGGGCTGCGATTCGGCATTCATATCATGCGCGGCATTCCGCGGCAAGCCGTTCACGCCGCCACACCGATCTTGGGGACGACCGCAACCGCACGTGATATTGCACATCCCAATTCGATCTGTCCCTGGAATACCGATATGTACGGTGTGGATGCCTCCAAAGAAGGAGCGCAGGCCTATTATGATTCGCTTTTTGCCTTATATGCCTCATGGGGCGTTGATCTCGTAAAAGTGGACGATATTGCCACTTCCCGGCTTTACGGCACCCACCAAGCCGAAATTGCATTGATCTCCGAGGCGATCAAGCGCTGCGGCCGTCCGATGGTGCTCAGCTTATCCCCCGGACCGGCTCCGGTGGAGCTTGCAGCTTTCTTCGCCGAACAGGCTAACATGTGGCGCATGACGGACGATTTCTGGGACCAGTGGCCGCTGCTAAGGGACATGTTCGACCGCTGCCGGGCATGGCAGGGCGTCCCGCAAGCCGGGTCATGGCCGGACTGCGACATGCTGCCGCTGGGGCATATCGGCATCCGCTCGGTGGACGGCGGCGGGGCGGATCGCTGGACCCGGTTCACCCGCGACGAGCAATTAACGATGATGTCGCTTTGGAGCATTTTCCGTTCGCCGTTGATCTTTGGCGGGGAACTCCGAGACAATGACGAATGGACCTTGTCGCTGCTGACCAACCGCGAGGTGCTGCGGATGCACCGGGAAAGCCGCGGCGCCAAAGAAGCCCTTCGGCAAGACGACCTGATCGTTTGGACGGCCGAACATCCCGAAGGGTTCAACTATGCAGCTGTTTTTAATGTAGGGGAAAGCGCGCTGCCGCTGGAGCTCCCTCTGGAGCAAATCGGTTTATCCGGCGTTTCTACCGGAACTGAGCTGTGGAGCGAAGCTCCCGCGGAGCTTACGGCGACTGAGGAGCTTCGGACTACGATCCCGCCGCACGGGGTGCGGTT
This region includes:
- a CDS encoding AraC family transcriptional regulator, which codes for MDMTRGTYGFRFAEDQELPLCVLFAAGYDSITDPSYHWDGLERTDGPLLLFQYTFSGEGVFELGDCSHRVTAGQAFLAEIPSSHRYYYPQEASAPWEFLFLLFRPNVVLPLWRKFLSEAGAVPYLPEDSAPVRLARMIITDAGAGRITDPYIASSCVYQFVTELARMQVTSQKNKENWPESVKRAAELMESNYAQMISIDQLSEHVGLSKYHLIRRFSDSTGLTPGAYLTRVRTEKAMDLLRGTSLSIETIAERVGYSSGSYFIKAFRRLTGLTPGEFRSGGESLVYRKLFFD
- a CDS encoding glycoside hydrolase family 27 protein; this translates as MNHQQIAPTPPLGWNSWDCYGAAVTEEEIRGNAEYMAKHLKDFGWNYITVDIQWYEPGALSSQYRPFVPLVMDGYSRLMPAENRFPSAAGGQGFKPLADYVHSLGLRFGIHIMRGIPRQAVHAATPILGTTATARDIAHPNSICPWNTDMYGVDASKEGAQAYYDSLFALYASWGVDLVKVDDIATSRLYGTHQAEIALISEAIKRCGRPMVLSLSPGPAPVELAAFFAEQANMWRMTDDFWDQWPLLRDMFDRCRAWQGVPQAGSWPDCDMLPLGHIGIRSVDGGGADRWTRFTRDEQLTMMSLWSIFRSPLIFGGELRDNDEWTLSLLTNREVLRMHRESRGAKEALRQDDLIVWTAEHPEGFNYAAVFNVGESALPLELPLEQIGLSGVSTGTELWSEAPAELTATEELRTTIPPHGVRLYRLE